In Pangasianodon hypophthalmus isolate fPanHyp1 chromosome 3, fPanHyp1.pri, whole genome shotgun sequence, a single genomic region encodes these proteins:
- the comtd1 gene encoding catechol O-methyltransferase domain-containing protein 1 isoform X1, producing MISRIIFSVFLFLALSGTGTISHISKSHQRDNPLLNYVVNNSLREHPVLTKLHLRTMEDPENIMMVAPEQAQFMANLIKLIKGNKTIEVGMYTGYNTLSMALTIPEDGQVVACEIDDDYVQIAKPFFKEAGVEKKIDIRQQTALKTLDQLLEAGEAETYDFVFIDADKKNYENYYEKSLQLIRKGGIIAIDNVLWGGKVINPDKDDITSQTIDQLNKKLHKDQRVDLSMLTVGDGLTLAIKL from the exons GAACTGGAACAATAAGTCATATCAGCAAGAGTCACCAAAGAGACAATCCTCTGCTCAATTATGTGGTGAATAACTCTTTAAGGGAGCATCCAGTGCTGACTAAACTGCACTTG AGAACAATGGAAGATCCTGAGAACATAATGATGGTGGCTCCAGAACAAGCTCAGTTCATGGCTAATCTAATAAAACTGATTAAGGGCAACAAAACCATTGAAGTAG GCATGTATACTGGATACAACACCTTGAGTATGGCTTTGACCATTCCTGAGGATGGCCAAGTGGTGGCCTGTGAAATCGATGATGATTATGTGCAAATAGCCAAGCCATTCTTTAAAGAG GCTGGAGTAGAAAAGAAAATTGACATCCGCCAACAAACAGCACTTAAAACCTTGG ATCAACTCCTTGAGGCTGGTGAAGCTGAAACCTACGACTTTGTATTCATTGATGCTGACAAGAAAAACTATGAAAATTACTATGAAAAATCCCTCCAGCTTATTCGTAAAGGTGGCATAATAGCTATTGATAAC GTCCTTTGGGGAGGAAAAGTCATAAACCCTGACAAGGATGACATCACCTCCCAGACCATTGACCAGCTGAATAAGAAACTCCACAAAGACCAGCGAGTGGATCTGAGCATGCTCACTGTGGGTGATGGCCTAACACTGgctattaaattataa
- the comtd1 gene encoding catechol O-methyltransferase domain-containing protein 1 isoform X2, with protein MISRIIFSVFLFLALSGTGTISHISKSHQRDNPLLNYVVNNSLREHPVLTKLHLRTMEDPENIMMVAPEQAQFMANLIKLIKGNKTIEAGVEKKIDIRQQTALKTLDQLLEAGEAETYDFVFIDADKKNYENYYEKSLQLIRKGGIIAIDNVLWGGKVINPDKDDITSQTIDQLNKKLHKDQRVDLSMLTVGDGLTLAIKL; from the exons GAACTGGAACAATAAGTCATATCAGCAAGAGTCACCAAAGAGACAATCCTCTGCTCAATTATGTGGTGAATAACTCTTTAAGGGAGCATCCAGTGCTGACTAAACTGCACTTG AGAACAATGGAAGATCCTGAGAACATAATGATGGTGGCTCCAGAACAAGCTCAGTTCATGGCTAATCTAATAAAACTGATTAAGGGCAACAAAACCATTGAA GCTGGAGTAGAAAAGAAAATTGACATCCGCCAACAAACAGCACTTAAAACCTTGG ATCAACTCCTTGAGGCTGGTGAAGCTGAAACCTACGACTTTGTATTCATTGATGCTGACAAGAAAAACTATGAAAATTACTATGAAAAATCCCTCCAGCTTATTCGTAAAGGTGGCATAATAGCTATTGATAAC GTCCTTTGGGGAGGAAAAGTCATAAACCCTGACAAGGATGACATCACCTCCCAGACCATTGACCAGCTGAATAAGAAACTCCACAAAGACCAGCGAGTGGATCTGAGCATGCTCACTGTGGGTGATGGCCTAACACTGgctattaaattataa